A single region of the Thermoanaerobacterium aotearoense genome encodes:
- a CDS encoding DRTGG domain-containing protein, which yields MTKNERVLEYLKSLPEGTKISVRSLAQALKISEGTAYKAIKDAESMYIVTTIPRAGTIRTKPKNKLFDRLTYEEIKNVVDGTVLGGENGLNIELNKFLIGAMTTEEMVKYIQPGDLIILGNRDNAQMAALKAGAAVLITGGFDAKIEVKTLADKLSLPLISTTYDTFTVATLINKAVNERMTKKRILLVSNIMSTNPIYMTTNQTVNDWKALLNKTSHTRYPVVDESGTLVGIVTSREIAKADDYDKIGDIMARNPIYVTETTTVAFAAHLMIWWNIEVLPVTNNKELVGIISREDVIKALQYMAKQPQIEETINDTLLKDFHAEKTQDGMKFYGTIPQNMVNQLGTVSSSALMMLMSECGISSVTRNKRFDAVVDNFLVYFIRPLQTEKTIEVNTAIIDYSGNFCKVEISVLYEETMIAKALMSLRLLKNKKLF from the coding sequence ATGACTAAAAATGAGAGGGTGCTGGAGTATCTTAAAAGCCTGCCAGAAGGAACGAAAATATCAGTAAGAAGTTTGGCACAGGCTTTGAAGATAAGCGAAGGCACTGCGTATAAAGCCATAAAAGATGCAGAAAGCATGTATATTGTGACAACTATTCCGAGAGCAGGTACCATAAGGACGAAGCCTAAGAATAAACTGTTTGACAGACTGACGTACGAGGAAATAAAAAATGTCGTGGATGGGACTGTCTTAGGAGGAGAGAATGGGCTCAATATAGAGCTTAACAAGTTTTTGATAGGTGCCATGACAACGGAAGAAATGGTAAAATACATTCAACCAGGTGATCTTATTATACTTGGCAATAGAGATAATGCACAGATGGCAGCATTAAAAGCAGGTGCTGCCGTCCTTATAACAGGTGGATTTGATGCTAAAATAGAAGTTAAAACTTTGGCAGATAAGCTTTCATTGCCATTGATCTCAACTACGTATGATACCTTTACCGTGGCAACCTTGATCAATAAGGCAGTAAACGAGAGGATGACAAAGAAAAGGATACTGCTTGTAAGCAATATCATGTCAACTAACCCCATCTACATGACGACAAATCAGACAGTAAATGATTGGAAGGCACTATTAAATAAGACAAGCCATACGAGGTATCCTGTTGTAGATGAAAGCGGTACTTTAGTTGGAATAGTTACATCCAGAGAAATAGCTAAAGCTGACGATTATGATAAAATAGGAGATATAATGGCCAGAAATCCAATATATGTCACTGAAACTACGACTGTAGCGTTTGCGGCCCATCTAATGATATGGTGGAATATAGAAGTTTTGCCTGTTACTAACAATAAAGAACTTGTCGGCATCATAAGTAGAGAAGACGTGATAAAAGCCCTTCAATACATGGCAAAACAGCCTCAGATTGAGGAAACTATCAATGATACATTGTTAAAAGACTTTCATGCTGAGAAAACACAAGATGGGATGAAATTTTATGGAACGATACCGCAAAACATGGTAAATCAATTAGGAACGGTCAGCAGCAGTGCCCTCATGATGCTTATGAGCGAATGCGGCATATCGTCAGTGACGAGAAATAAAAGATTTGATGCTGTTGTAGATAATTTTTTAGTTTATTTTATAAGGCCTCTACAGACAGAAAAGACGATTGAAGTAAATACCGCTATCATAGATTATAGCGGCAATTTCTGCAAAGTTGAGATATCAGTTTTATACGAAGAAACAATGATTGCAAAAGCACTGATGTCTTTGAGGCTTTTAAAGAACAAAAAACTTTTTTAA
- a CDS encoding HPr family phosphocarrier protein translates to MTEKTVEIKNKTGLHARPAALFVQAASKFSSQIWVEKENKKVNAKSIMGIMSLGVAQGNTVKLIADGSDEQEAIKTLVDLIDSKFGEE, encoded by the coding sequence ATGACTGAAAAGACAGTAGAAATTAAAAATAAGACAGGTCTTCATGCGAGACCAGCAGCTTTGTTTGTACAAGCGGCAAGCAAATTTTCATCACAGATTTGGGTGGAAAAGGAAAATAAAAAGGTAAATGCGAAAAGCATCATGGGTATTATGTCATTAGGAGTTGCACAGGGGAATACAGTGAAACTTATCGCTGATGGCAGCGACGAGCAAGAAGCAATTAAGACACTTGTTGATTTAATTGATTCAAAATTTGGAGAAGAATAA
- the whiA gene encoding DNA-binding protein WhiA, whose translation MSFSSITKNELSRIYPDDSCCKLAELAALIRTIGSISIYGHQRISLSLVTENASVARLVFKLLKDIFNVVAEVMVRRNSQLKKSLSYLILVSDKDAAENILRKVGLLKYDGEGSKLNYGIDKSIVSKKCCKKAYIRGAFLGGGSISDPEKAYHLEFITHNLDHAKDLSKLINNYHLHSKIIARKNNYVVYLKEGEQIVDVLNIMGAHNSLLNLENIRVYKDIRNNVNRLVNCETANLTKTINASLRQIENINYIKNSVGLNYLPDNLKEIAEKRLKYPDISLKELGQMLDPPVGKSGVNHRLRKIEEIVSKLKERRVNNYD comes from the coding sequence ATGTCCTTTTCGTCTATCACAAAAAACGAGTTATCGAGAATATACCCCGATGATAGCTGTTGCAAATTGGCTGAACTTGCTGCTTTGATAAGAACAATAGGCTCAATATCTATATATGGTCATCAGAGAATTAGTTTAAGCCTTGTAACTGAAAATGCTTCTGTGGCAAGATTAGTATTTAAGCTTTTAAAAGATATATTCAATGTTGTAGCAGAGGTGATGGTGAGGAGAAATAGCCAGCTAAAAAAATCCTTAAGCTATTTGATTTTAGTCTCTGACAAAGATGCAGCCGAGAACATATTGAGAAAAGTTGGACTTCTAAAGTATGACGGTGAAGGCAGTAAGTTAAATTATGGCATAGACAAAAGCATTGTCAGCAAAAAGTGTTGTAAGAAGGCATATATTAGAGGTGCTTTTCTTGGAGGTGGTTCGATTAGCGATCCGGAAAAGGCATACCATTTGGAATTTATAACGCACAATTTAGATCATGCTAAGGATTTAAGCAAATTAATAAATAATTATCATTTGCATTCAAAAATTATTGCAAGAAAAAATAATTATGTAGTATACTTAAAAGAGGGAGAACAAATAGTAGATGTCCTAAACATAATGGGGGCACATAATTCCTTATTGAACTTAGAAAATATACGCGTATATAAAGACATAAGGAATAATGTAAACAGGCTTGTTAATTGTGAGACTGCCAATCTTACAAAGACCATAAATGCATCATTGAGGCAGATAGAGAATATAAATTATATAAAGAATAGCGTAGGGCTTAATTACCTCCCGGATAATTTAAAAGAGATTGCAGAAAAAAGGCTTAAATATCCAGATATAAGCCTTAAAGAATTGGGTCAAATGCTAGATCCTCCTGTTGGAAAATCAGGAGTCAATCATAGATTAAGAAAAATTGAAGAAATTGTATCAAAATTAAAAGAGAGGAGAGTCAATAATTATGACTGA
- the glgP gene encoding alpha-glucan family phosphorylase has protein sequence MDREKLPRVAYFCMEYGLHSDFKLYAGGLGILAGDHLKAAKELGMPLVGIGILWKQGYTEQHIGKDGYPYDAYHNYKYDFLKDTGVKVKVKIRNQDVYCKVWLVDSFDNAPLYLLDTDIPENGDRWITGQLYGWFGEERVAQEIVLGIGGVRALRALGIDIDVYHFNEGHAALAALELIREKMENKNMTFDEAWNATRQEVVFTTHTPVIEGNEFHNIELLMYMGANNGLTIEQMAQIGGVPFNMTVAGLRLSRIANGVAKLHGQTANKMWAHVDNAAPIISITNGIDRKTWVDSRITEAYNKGENLLKTHNIIKQELIDFVYERTGVKLDSDKLLIGFSRRAAPYKRSDLIFTNDEVIGEYLKSRKIQMVFSGKGHPLDDVGKKIVAKLIEMTKKYPESVVFLPDYDMTIGKMLTRGSDVWLNNPRRPKEASGTSGMKAAMNGVLNLSILDGWWPEACIDGVNGWQFGDGFESDDVEILDKHDLEALYDVLLNKVVPTYYNDKEKWENMMRESIRTTYDAFSANRMLKEYYELMYTKR, from the coding sequence ATGGACAGAGAAAAACTCCCAAGAGTGGCATACTTTTGCATGGAATACGGACTTCATTCGGATTTTAAACTTTACGCTGGAGGCCTTGGAATCTTAGCAGGTGATCATTTGAAAGCCGCGAAAGAACTTGGCATGCCTCTTGTAGGCATCGGCATCCTATGGAAACAAGGTTATACAGAACAACATATAGGCAAAGACGGTTATCCTTATGACGCATATCATAACTACAAGTACGATTTTCTAAAAGATACAGGTGTGAAAGTAAAAGTTAAAATTAGAAATCAAGATGTATACTGCAAAGTCTGGCTCGTAGATAGTTTTGACAATGCACCACTGTACCTTTTAGATACGGATATACCTGAAAATGGAGATAGATGGATAACAGGACAACTTTACGGATGGTTTGGCGAAGAAAGAGTTGCACAGGAAATCGTGCTTGGCATCGGTGGTGTAAGAGCTTTAAGAGCATTGGGAATCGACATCGATGTCTATCACTTTAATGAAGGCCATGCCGCATTAGCAGCATTGGAACTTATACGAGAAAAAATGGAAAATAAAAATATGACGTTCGATGAAGCATGGAATGCAACACGACAAGAAGTTGTCTTTACGACACATACACCTGTAATTGAAGGGAACGAATTTCACAACATAGAGCTTCTCATGTACATGGGCGCAAACAACGGTCTAACAATTGAGCAAATGGCTCAAATAGGCGGAGTTCCCTTTAATATGACTGTTGCAGGGCTAAGACTTTCACGAATTGCAAACGGTGTCGCAAAATTGCACGGACAGACTGCAAATAAAATGTGGGCACATGTTGATAATGCGGCTCCAATCATATCAATTACAAACGGTATTGATAGAAAAACATGGGTAGATAGTAGAATCACGGAAGCATACAATAAAGGGGAAAATCTTCTGAAAACACATAATATAATAAAACAAGAATTAATTGATTTTGTATATGAACGCACTGGTGTAAAGCTTGATTCAGACAAATTGCTAATAGGTTTTTCAAGAAGAGCTGCCCCTTACAAGAGAAGTGACCTTATTTTCACAAATGATGAAGTTATAGGTGAATACTTAAAATCAAGAAAAATACAAATGGTATTTTCGGGAAAAGGACATCCTTTAGATGATGTTGGGAAAAAAATCGTAGCAAAGTTAATTGAGATGACCAAAAAATACCCAGAAAGTGTCGTATTTCTTCCAGATTATGATATGACAATAGGTAAAATGTTGACAAGAGGTTCCGATGTTTGGCTTAACAATCCTCGAAGGCCAAAGGAAGCAAGCGGTACATCTGGCATGAAAGCTGCTATGAACGGTGTATTAAACTTAAGTATTTTAGATGGTTGGTGGCCTGAAGCTTGCATTGACGGTGTAAATGGCTGGCAATTTGGCGATGGATTTGAATCTGATGATGTAGAAATTTTAGACAAGCACGACCTTGAAGCATTGTACGATGTACTGTTAAATAAAGTGGTACCAACATATTATAACGATAAGGAAAAATGGGAAAATATGATGAGAGAAAGCATTAGAACAACCTATGATGCCTTTTCTGCAAATAGAATGCTTAAAGAATACTACGAATTAATGTATACAAAACGTTAA
- a CDS encoding glycoside hydrolase family 13 protein, producing MIRQAIYHKSDVPFAYPLNKDELHIVLRTASTDIKRCYIFYRDRYDWMGKFKVKEMFLTQSNELFDYYVTTLKLNKKFVYFFYLISMKDERVYYTESGFYEEKPENSFHGFFQFPYICDMDVFFAPKWTSDCIVYQIFPDRFNNGDKSNDPENVRPWGERPGPTTFFGGDIQGIIDKIEYLKELGINAIYMTPIFLSPSTHKYNTTDYYKIDPHFGDTQKAKELIDKCHKNEIRVIFDAVFNHCGYDFFAFQDVIKNGKDSKYWDWFNVYEWPIKTTPLPSYEAFADHEWRMPKLMTKNPDVQEYLLNVAEYWIKEVGIDGWRLDVANEIDHHFWRKFREIVKKAKHDAIIVGEVMHDASPWLYGDQFDSVMNYPFKNALVDFFAKRSIDAKRFNTIMTEQLMRHMDGVNRAMLNLIGSHDTERFLTMCNGMVMRMKLALVFQFAYIGVPYIYYGDEVGMVGGYDPDCRRCMIWDEEKQNLKLFNFYKRLISLRKENEELRYGTYKTLYAKDGVISFKREYKGKSIIVIINNSSKENSILLNGIQGKADILGMGKIKIRGKIISLEPNCAYILK from the coding sequence ATGATAAGACAAGCTATATATCACAAAAGTGATGTTCCGTTTGCATATCCTTTAAATAAGGATGAGCTTCATATAGTTTTAAGGACTGCTTCTACAGATATAAAAAGATGTTACATTTTTTATCGTGACAGATATGATTGGATGGGTAAGTTCAAAGTAAAAGAAATGTTTTTAACTCAATCAAATGAGTTATTCGATTATTATGTAACGACACTTAAATTAAACAAGAAATTTGTATACTTTTTTTACTTAATATCTATGAAGGATGAAAGAGTCTACTATACGGAATCAGGTTTTTATGAGGAGAAGCCAGAGAATAGCTTTCATGGTTTTTTTCAGTTTCCTTATATATGCGATATGGATGTTTTTTTTGCACCAAAATGGACAAGCGATTGCATTGTATATCAAATATTCCCTGATAGGTTCAACAATGGAGATAAATCAAATGATCCAGAGAATGTGAGACCTTGGGGTGAGAGACCTGGACCAACTACATTTTTTGGGGGAGATATTCAGGGGATTATTGATAAAATTGAATATCTTAAGGAACTTGGAATTAATGCAATATATATGACGCCAATATTTTTGTCACCGTCTACACATAAATACAATACAACAGATTATTATAAAATAGATCCTCATTTTGGTGATACACAAAAGGCAAAAGAATTAATTGATAAATGCCATAAAAATGAGATAAGAGTGATTTTTGATGCTGTCTTCAATCATTGCGGCTATGACTTTTTCGCATTTCAAGACGTAATTAAGAATGGGAAAGATTCAAAATATTGGGATTGGTTTAACGTATATGAATGGCCTATAAAAACAACACCTCTTCCATCATATGAGGCTTTTGCGGATCATGAATGGAGAATGCCGAAGCTTATGACTAAAAATCCTGATGTGCAAGAGTACTTGCTTAATGTTGCTGAATATTGGATTAAAGAAGTAGGCATTGATGGTTGGAGGCTTGATGTTGCAAATGAAATAGATCATCATTTTTGGAGAAAATTTAGGGAGATTGTGAAAAAAGCGAAGCATGATGCTATAATTGTCGGTGAGGTTATGCATGATGCGTCACCTTGGCTTTATGGTGATCAGTTTGATAGTGTCATGAATTATCCTTTTAAGAATGCTCTTGTTGACTTTTTTGCAAAGAGAAGCATAGATGCAAAGCGATTTAACACTATTATGACTGAACAATTGATGAGGCACATGGATGGTGTTAATAGAGCCATGCTAAACCTAATAGGGAGTCATGATACAGAGAGATTTTTGACAATGTGCAATGGCATGGTAATGCGAATGAAGCTGGCTCTTGTATTTCAATTTGCTTATATTGGAGTTCCGTATATATATTATGGGGATGAAGTTGGTATGGTTGGTGGATATGACCCTGATTGCAGAAGATGTATGATTTGGGACGAAGAAAAACAAAACTTGAAGTTATTCAATTTTTATAAAAGGCTTATTTCTTTGAGAAAGGAAAATGAAGAACTAAGATATGGAACATATAAAACACTATATGCAAAAGATGGAGTTATAAGTTTCAAAAGGGAATACAAAGGTAAATCGATTATTGTGATAATAAATAATAGCAGCAAAGAGAACTCAATATTGTTAAATGGCATACAAGGAAAGGCAGATATTTTAGGAATGGGCAAGATAAAGATAAGGGGTAAAATTATATCATTAGAGCCAAACTGTGCCTATATTCTAAAATAA
- a CDS encoding helix-turn-helix domain-containing protein yields the protein MNELGDILKNARLKKGMTLDDLQEITKIRTRYLKAIEDGDFNVIPALVYAKGFVKSYAEAVGLDAGELLKKYSYLFEEPKEKDDVVQHVNAPVEKESSFDLSALLKRLIKPFIGVLLVCLFAFGVYYMINQINKGLAPLPSTEQSANNTTNKSQNQNNDNTTSNDVYSNNQKTTTFNLVNSTKSEVDYKVSPVADSYKVDLSIPGEKCWVSVKVDGVNTYQYLMTSGMVKTFDVKNNIEILMGNPPDAKITVDGKEIPHIDIPAPVTVKLEK from the coding sequence ATGAATGAACTTGGTGATATACTTAAAAATGCGCGATTAAAAAAAGGCATGACACTTGACGATCTTCAGGAGATTACTAAAATTCGCACAAGATATTTGAAAGCCATAGAAGATGGTGATTTTAATGTGATCCCAGCTTTAGTGTATGCAAAGGGCTTTGTGAAGAGCTATGCAGAGGCCGTAGGTTTAGATGCGGGTGAACTGTTAAAAAAGTATAGTTATCTTTTTGAGGAACCCAAAGAAAAGGATGATGTAGTGCAACATGTAAATGCACCTGTAGAGAAAGAAAGTTCTTTTGATTTATCAGCTCTCCTTAAAAGACTTATAAAGCCATTTATAGGAGTTTTGCTGGTATGCCTTTTTGCATTTGGCGTATATTATATGATAAATCAAATAAATAAAGGATTGGCGCCTCTTCCAAGTACAGAGCAAAGCGCGAATAACACTACTAATAAATCACAAAATCAAAATAATGATAATACTACTTCGAATGATGTATATAGTAATAATCAAAAAACGACTACGTTTAATTTGGTAAACAGCACAAAAAGCGAAGTTGATTATAAAGTTTCACCTGTTGCTGATTCATACAAAGTCGATCTATCTATACCTGGAGAGAAATGCTGGGTTAGTGTGAAGGTGGATGGTGTCAATACCTATCAGTATTTGATGACATCAGGCATGGTAAAAACATTTGATGTCAAAAATAATATAGAAATCTTGATGGGAAATCCGCCAGATGCTAAAATAACAGTAGATGGCAAAGAAATACCACACATCGATATTCCAGCACCAGTAACTGTAAAACTTGAAAAATGA